From the Anaerolineales bacterium genome, one window contains:
- the rimO gene encoding 30S ribosomal protein S12 methylthiotransferase RimO, with protein sequence MSSSKSFHLVSLGCAKNTVDSESMAQVLAGDGYRASSSPAEAEVLIVNTCGFIGPAKEESYQVLGELAAGKRGDQWLIAAGCLSQRYGAEVIERVPGVDALLGTRRWMDVLELVGKLRRRTSPEPLYHLPDEAATVGRDEGDVLRVAQQGYSAYLKIADGCRRPCAFCAIPLIKGTLVSRPRESILAEARALETAGVREINLIAQDITDYGHELGVKDGLAGLLEALVETAPGVDWIRILYNFPGSLTDRQIEVMASHKQLIPYLDMPLQHAHPATLKRMRRPANMGWVHRTLAKMRAALPDLALRSTFIVGYPGETEEEFQALMEFIEEIRFDRLGVFTFSFEPGTTSEPLGDPLPQEVKDERKERLMLAQQRISLENNQALVGKTLDVLIEGHGEVEGSAEPIAVGRSYRDAPEIDGLVFVEGQPPLGEIVPVRITGAMPYDLSGVVDTSRNVITFDF encoded by the coding sequence ATGTCTTCCTCCAAGTCCTTTCATTTGGTTTCGCTGGGCTGCGCCAAGAACACGGTCGATTCCGAATCGATGGCGCAGGTGCTGGCGGGCGACGGGTACCGCGCCAGCAGCAGCCCGGCCGAGGCCGAAGTGCTGATCGTTAACACCTGCGGTTTCATTGGCCCGGCCAAAGAAGAGTCCTACCAGGTGCTGGGCGAGCTGGCGGCAGGCAAGCGCGGCGACCAATGGCTGATCGCGGCGGGCTGCCTAAGCCAGCGCTATGGCGCGGAAGTGATCGAGCGCGTGCCGGGCGTGGATGCCCTGCTGGGCACCCGGCGCTGGATGGATGTGCTGGAGCTGGTGGGCAAGCTGCGCCGGCGCACCAGCCCGGAGCCGCTGTACCACCTGCCGGATGAAGCCGCCACGGTGGGCCGCGACGAGGGTGATGTGCTGCGCGTGGCCCAACAAGGGTACAGCGCTTATTTGAAGATCGCCGACGGCTGCCGGCGGCCGTGCGCTTTTTGCGCCATCCCGCTGATCAAAGGCACGCTGGTCAGCCGGCCGCGGGAGAGCATTTTGGCCGAGGCGCGTGCCCTGGAAACGGCCGGCGTGCGCGAGATCAACCTGATCGCCCAGGACATCACCGACTACGGCCACGAGCTGGGCGTGAAGGACGGGCTGGCCGGCCTGCTGGAAGCGCTGGTGGAGACCGCGCCAGGCGTGGACTGGATCCGCATTTTGTACAACTTCCCCGGCTCGTTGACCGACCGGCAGATCGAAGTGATGGCAAGCCACAAGCAACTGATCCCCTATTTGGACATGCCGCTGCAGCACGCCCACCCGGCGACGCTGAAGCGCATGCGCCGCCCGGCCAACATGGGCTGGGTGCACCGCACGCTGGCCAAGATGCGGGCGGCCCTGCCCGACCTGGCGCTGCGCTCTACGTTTATTGTGGGCTACCCGGGCGAGACCGAAGAAGAGTTCCAGGCCTTGATGGAGTTTATTGAAGAGATCCGCTTTGACCGCCTGGGCGTGTTCACCTTCTCGTTCGAACCGGGGACGACCAGCGAGCCGCTGGGCGACCCGCTGCCACAGGAAGTGAAGGATGAACGCAAAGAGCGCTTGATGCTGGCCCAGCAGCGCATTTCGCTGGAGAACAACCAGGCCTTGGTGGGCAAGACGCTGGATGTGCTGATCGAAGGCCACGGCGAAGTGGAAGGCAGCGCTGAACCGATCGCGGTGGGCCGCAGTTACCGCGACGCACCAGAGATCGACGGGCTGGTCTTCGTGGAAGGCCAGCCGCCCCTGGGCGAGATCGTGCCGGTGCGCATCACCGGGGCGATGCCGTATGACCTGAGCGGCGTGGTGGACACCAGCCGCAATGTGATCACTTTCGATTTTTAG
- a CDS encoding DUF4115 domain-containing protein, with the protein MSAIEVGQQLRQARERRGLDLGEVSQATHIRVQYLAALEAGDLSQLASAAQLRGFLRAYAAYLELDGKALLDLLQPKPEPVAAEENPATPAPIAPAADGDHSAATFAAIGAELRQQREALQLSVAEVESSTHIPEHQLQRLEKGDFDSFPSPTQARGLLSNYADFLGLEGEGLLLRYAEALQARFAARQASKPRIKRPSFQLPKLVLRLPPWLSTLFSRDLLLGSFLGLTLLVFVAWGIGRVAAAQANQEPEPTAPPLTGLLLNTPAPPSVDEAPAGTPGSINLLGDQATPTPGVLGEATIEVGASGTVSIRLLALQRTWMQVTVDGEIQFEGRTLPGRSYSFNALNQITLVAGNGAAVRAFLNEQDLGLLGNYSAVVHIIFNQQGAATPTVTPTPTTDPAILTATADFLLTPSPTPSPTPTLTPQPTNTVDASGGSP; encoded by the coding sequence ATGAGCGCAATTGAAGTTGGCCAGCAATTACGCCAGGCGCGTGAACGACGCGGTCTGGACCTGGGCGAAGTCTCACAAGCCACCCATATCCGCGTGCAATATTTGGCGGCGCTGGAAGCCGGCGACCTGAGCCAGCTGGCCTCGGCGGCGCAGCTGCGCGGCTTTTTGCGGGCCTACGCCGCCTACCTGGAGCTGGACGGCAAAGCGCTGCTGGACCTGCTGCAGCCCAAACCTGAACCCGTCGCGGCCGAAGAGAACCCGGCGACGCCAGCGCCGATCGCCCCGGCGGCAGATGGCGACCACAGCGCAGCCACATTTGCGGCGATCGGCGCCGAGCTGCGCCAGCAACGCGAAGCCCTGCAACTGAGCGTCGCGGAAGTGGAATCCAGCACGCACATTCCCGAACACCAACTGCAGCGACTGGAGAAGGGCGATTTTGACAGCTTTCCCTCGCCCACGCAGGCGCGCGGCCTGCTGAGCAATTACGCCGACTTCCTCGGCTTGGAAGGCGAAGGCCTGCTGCTGCGTTATGCGGAAGCGCTGCAAGCGCGCTTCGCCGCCCGGCAGGCGAGCAAGCCCCGCATCAAACGGCCCAGCTTCCAGCTGCCCAAGCTGGTGCTGCGGCTGCCGCCCTGGCTGAGCACGCTGTTCTCGCGCGACCTGCTGCTGGGCAGTTTTCTGGGGCTGACCCTGCTGGTCTTTGTGGCCTGGGGCATTGGCCGGGTGGCAGCGGCCCAGGCCAACCAGGAGCCAGAGCCCACCGCCCCACCCCTGACCGGCCTGCTGCTGAATACGCCGGCGCCGCCGTCTGTGGACGAGGCGCCAGCGGGCACGCCCGGATCGATCAACCTGCTGGGCGACCAGGCCACCCCCACCCCGGGCGTGCTGGGCGAAGCGACGATCGAAGTGGGCGCCAGCGGCACGGTGTCCATCCGCCTGCTGGCCCTGCAGCGCACCTGGATGCAGGTGACTGTGGACGGCGAGATCCAGTTCGAGGGGCGCACGCTGCCCGGCCGCAGCTACAGCTTCAATGCGCTCAACCAGATCACACTGGTGGCCGGCAACGGCGCGGCCGTGCGGGCTTTCCTCAACGAGCAAGACCTGGGGCTGCTGGGCAACTACAGCGCCGTAGTGCATATCATCTTCAACCAGCAAGGCGCGGCCACGCCGACGGTAACCCCAACCCCGACCACTGACCCGGCGATCTTGACGGCCACCGCCGACTTCCTGCTGACGCCCAGCCCCACGCCATCCCCCACGCCCACGCTGACCCCGCAGCCGACCAATACGGTTGACGCAAGCGGTGGCAGCCCCTAG
- the rplI gene encoding 50S ribosomal protein L9, with translation MDVLLLEDVYKLGRAGQVKKVANGFGRNFLIPQGLAVPATKGAVKMAERISAEAGKRRDQLNTEMKVVAERFAGLQLFFPARAGETGKLYGSVTTQMMADQLNEKLGLMLDKRQINTDPLRLLGLHKAAVRLTVDIIPEFEVIVYREGENPENYMMAAEELAAASGGGGPQVAAVVEEIEEVAEAATEPAAEAAGEPEAEASEELDAHTAGEDEDAEGN, from the coding sequence ATGGACGTTTTATTGCTTGAAGATGTATATAAACTGGGCCGCGCCGGCCAGGTGAAGAAAGTGGCCAACGGGTTTGGCCGCAACTTCCTGATCCCCCAGGGTCTGGCTGTGCCCGCCACCAAGGGCGCGGTCAAGATGGCCGAGCGCATTAGCGCGGAAGCTGGCAAGCGCCGCGACCAGCTGAACACCGAGATGAAGGTGGTGGCCGAGCGCTTTGCGGGCCTGCAGTTGTTCTTCCCCGCCCGCGCCGGTGAAACCGGCAAACTGTACGGCTCGGTGACCACGCAGATGATGGCCGACCAGCTGAACGAGAAGCTGGGGCTGATGCTGGATAAGCGCCAGATCAACACCGATCCGCTGCGCCTGCTGGGTCTGCACAAGGCCGCCGTGCGCTTGACAGTGGACATCATCCCTGAGTTTGAGGTGATCGTGTACCGCGAAGGCGAGAACCCCGAGAACTACATGATGGCCGCCGAAGAGCTGGCGGCTGCCAGCGGCGGTGGTGGACCCCAGGTGGCGGCCGTGGTTGAAGAGATCGAAGAAGTGGCCGAAGCCGCCACAGAACCTGCCGCGGAAGCCGCGGGTGAACCCGAAGCTGAAGCCAGCGAGGAGCTGGACGCCCACACCGCTGGTGAGGACGAAGACGCCGAGGGGAACTAA
- a CDS encoding DUF389 domain-containing protein, whose amino-acid sequence MNLPPIHTQPDNDPQLPAARRRQNARNLFGPLDSDERSQALERVAQQAAPNLDFFLYSLFSGAVMALAFLWNAPYLLLLGALMAPAMTPAAGIALGVALGAPRQFVRGLAALLLGCGLAMGAGWLAGLAAGAGGSSLALTHTRFDWLALLLMLAAGALTTATLVREQQAELPSLLLAYGLFAPAVAAGFGLGGGGAFLWPDGLVIFALHLAAAVLAGALGLALAGFRPPNFLGYSIGGALLLAAALFFVILSGAGAVLGARLGLPTLTPSVTPSQTQTPTPSQTPTPSPRPTRTPSPTPTPSQTPSPTPQPVIAVIAVPDSNGAFVRAEPAGQTISSVLNGSVVHLLPEPPASAGGRLWLRVYVPSLDAYGWILDGLLATATARP is encoded by the coding sequence ATGAACCTACCGCCGATCCACACCCAGCCAGACAATGACCCGCAGCTGCCCGCCGCCCGGCGGCGGCAGAACGCCCGCAACTTGTTTGGCCCGCTGGACAGCGATGAACGCAGCCAAGCGCTGGAGCGCGTGGCGCAGCAGGCGGCGCCCAACCTGGACTTCTTTTTATACAGCCTTTTCTCCGGGGCGGTGATGGCCCTGGCCTTTCTGTGGAATGCGCCCTACTTGCTGCTGCTGGGCGCGTTGATGGCCCCGGCGATGACGCCGGCGGCCGGTATCGCCTTGGGCGTGGCGCTGGGTGCGCCGCGCCAGTTTGTGCGCGGTCTGGCCGCCCTGCTGCTGGGCTGCGGGCTGGCAATGGGCGCCGGCTGGCTAGCCGGCCTAGCCGCCGGCGCAGGCGGCAGCAGCCTGGCCCTGACCCATACGCGCTTTGACTGGCTGGCCCTGCTGCTGATGCTGGCCGCCGGTGCGCTGACCACGGCCACCCTGGTGCGTGAGCAGCAGGCCGAGCTGCCCAGCCTGCTGCTGGCCTACGGCCTGTTCGCCCCGGCAGTGGCCGCCGGATTTGGGCTGGGCGGTGGCGGCGCTTTCTTGTGGCCGGATGGCCTGGTGATCTTCGCCCTGCACCTGGCGGCGGCCGTGCTGGCCGGCGCGCTGGGCCTGGCTTTGGCCGGCTTCCGCCCGCCGAACTTCCTCGGCTATTCCATTGGGGGTGCGCTGCTGCTGGCGGCCGCGCTGTTCTTCGTGATCCTGAGCGGCGCGGGAGCCGTGCTGGGCGCCCGCCTGGGGCTGCCCACACTGACGCCCAGCGTAACGCCCAGCCAGACACAAACCCCAACGCCAAGCCAGACACCCACGCCCAGCCCAAGACCCACACGTACGCCGTCGCCAACCCCCACGCCCTCACAGACCCCCAGCCCCACGCCGCAGCCGGTGATCGCAGTGATCGCAGTGCCCGACAGCAATGGCGCCTTTGTGCGCGCCGAACCGGCCGGGCAAACCATCAGCTCCGTATTGAATGGAAGCGTGGTGCACTTGCTACCCGAGCCGCCGGCCAGCGCTGGCGGCCGGCTGTGGTTGCGGGTGTATGTGCCCAGCCTGGATGCCTATGGCTGGATCCTGGATGGGCTGCTGGCCACGGCCACTGCACGGCCTTAA
- a CDS encoding BMP family ABC transporter substrate-binding protein, with amino-acid sequence MHKRFSTLLALTVGLALVLAACGGTAPGAADFKACQVTDTGGIDDASFNQTAWAGVEQAVAELGIESAFVESNEQADYEPNINAMIDQGCDLIITVGFLMGDATAAAAAANPDQAFGIIDVDYLDFPNLTGHAFATDQAAFLAGYHAAANTQTGVVGTFGGINIPPVTVFMDGFWYGVQYYNQEHGTNVQVLGWDPAVQDGLFTGNFDSLDDGRAFAESLMDEGADIIMPVAGPVGLGSAAAIQERGNAWLIGVDSDWSQTAPEYAGIILNSVLKKMDATVFEHIQAAISGESAGALIVGTLENGGVGVATSFPEMQALVDGIVAGDIQTGP; translated from the coding sequence ATGCATAAGAGATTTTCTACTTTGCTTGCCCTTACTGTGGGTCTGGCGCTGGTTTTGGCCGCCTGCGGGGGGACGGCGCCGGGCGCAGCCGACTTTAAGGCCTGCCAGGTAACCGATACCGGCGGCATCGATGATGCCTCCTTCAACCAGACCGCTTGGGCTGGTGTAGAACAGGCCGTTGCTGAGTTGGGCATTGAAAGCGCCTTCGTTGAATCCAACGAACAAGCCGACTACGAGCCCAACATCAACGCCATGATCGACCAGGGTTGTGACCTGATCATCACCGTGGGTTTCCTGATGGGTGACGCCACCGCGGCTGCGGCGGCTGCCAATCCGGACCAGGCTTTCGGCATTATCGATGTCGATTATCTGGACTTCCCCAATCTGACGGGTCACGCCTTCGCCACCGACCAGGCTGCTTTCCTGGCTGGTTACCACGCGGCTGCCAACACGCAGACCGGCGTGGTGGGCACTTTCGGCGGCATCAACATTCCGCCGGTGACTGTCTTCATGGACGGCTTCTGGTACGGCGTGCAGTACTACAACCAAGAGCATGGCACCAACGTGCAGGTTCTCGGTTGGGATCCTGCTGTGCAGGATGGCCTGTTCACGGGCAACTTCGACTCCCTGGATGACGGGCGTGCCTTTGCTGAGAGCCTGATGGACGAAGGCGCCGACATCATCATGCCGGTGGCCGGCCCCGTGGGCCTGGGCTCTGCGGCTGCCATTCAAGAGCGCGGCAATGCTTGGCTGATCGGTGTTGACAGCGATTGGTCCCAAACCGCTCCGGAATACGCTGGCATCATTCTGAATTCGGTGCTGAAGAAGATGGATGCAACCGTCTTTGAGCACATTCAGGCTGCGATCAGCGGCGAGAGCGCCGGTGCGCTTATCGTGGGCACCTTGGAGAACGGCGGCGTAGGTGTAGCCACCAGCTTCCCCGAGATGCAGGCTCTGGTTGACGGCATCGTTGCCGGCGACATCCAGACCGGCCCGTAA
- a CDS encoding ABC transporter ATP-binding protein, giving the protein MPPVLELRNITKRFPGVLANDRIDLTLNRGEIHALLGENGAGKSTLMNILYGLYQPDEGEVFINGQLARIDSPTDAIHAGVGMVHQHFMLIPVFTVTENVMLGSESVKAGGVLDRKTAAERIREISSAYGLAVNPDDYVRDLPVGGQQRVEIIKLLYREADILILDEPTAVLTPQEADELFKIMHSLTERGKSIIFITHKLREVLDIADRITVIRRGQVVGSTTPKQADQNKLASMMVGREVDLKLVKKAAKPGAVVLEVENLKVADDRSQIAVDGISFQVHAGEVLGVAGVQGNGQTELVEAVTGLRSALEGHIHLLGEDTTQASPRHITELGTAHIPEDRQRDGLVLNFPVADNLVLNTYYKQPYSKGLIMQHELIAETAKTRVENFDIRTPSVETSAGSLSGGNQQKVIVARELSRPLKLVVASQPTRGLDVGSIEYIHGRLVASRDEGAAVLLVSSELDEIMQLSDRIAVMYRGKIVDVLPAKGASKEQIGLLMAGLPGQKTLKNATKPAKRGKSRKDA; this is encoded by the coding sequence ATGCCCCCTGTTCTTGAACTTCGTAACATCACCAAACGCTTCCCTGGTGTGCTTGCCAATGACCGTATTGACCTGACGCTCAATCGTGGGGAAATCCATGCTTTGCTCGGGGAAAACGGGGCGGGCAAGTCTACCTTGATGAATATCCTCTATGGCCTCTACCAGCCGGATGAGGGCGAGGTCTTCATCAACGGCCAACTGGCCCGTATCGACTCCCCTACAGATGCCATTCATGCCGGCGTCGGCATGGTACACCAGCACTTCATGCTCATTCCGGTCTTCACCGTCACCGAGAATGTCATGCTGGGCTCAGAGAGCGTCAAAGCGGGCGGAGTGCTGGACCGCAAAACCGCCGCTGAGCGTATCCGCGAGATTTCCTCTGCTTACGGATTGGCGGTAAACCCGGACGACTACGTGCGCGATCTGCCGGTCGGCGGCCAGCAGCGTGTGGAGATCATTAAGCTGCTGTACCGAGAAGCGGACATTCTCATCCTGGATGAGCCGACCGCCGTGCTGACTCCCCAGGAAGCGGACGAACTCTTCAAGATCATGCACTCCCTGACCGAGCGCGGCAAATCCATTATTTTTATCACCCATAAGCTGCGTGAAGTGCTGGACATTGCCGACCGCATCACGGTCATCCGGCGCGGCCAGGTGGTTGGCTCCACCACGCCTAAACAGGCCGACCAAAACAAGCTGGCCTCCATGATGGTGGGCCGCGAAGTGGATCTCAAGCTGGTGAAAAAAGCCGCCAAACCCGGCGCGGTGGTCTTGGAGGTCGAGAACCTCAAGGTCGCCGATGACCGCAGCCAGATCGCGGTGGACGGCATTTCTTTCCAGGTGCATGCGGGCGAGGTGCTGGGTGTTGCCGGCGTTCAGGGCAATGGCCAAACCGAGCTGGTCGAAGCTGTCACTGGCTTGCGCAGCGCTTTGGAAGGTCATATTCACCTGTTGGGCGAAGATACCACGCAGGCCAGCCCGCGGCATATTACGGAGTTAGGCACCGCCCACATTCCAGAAGACCGCCAACGCGATGGTCTGGTGCTCAATTTCCCCGTAGCAGATAACCTGGTCCTCAACACCTATTACAAACAGCCGTATTCCAAGGGCCTCATCATGCAGCACGAGCTGATTGCCGAAACAGCCAAAACGCGGGTGGAGAACTTCGACATCCGTACTCCCAGTGTGGAAACCTCCGCGGGCAGCCTGTCCGGCGGCAACCAACAAAAGGTCATCGTGGCCCGTGAGCTCTCGCGCCCACTCAAGCTGGTGGTGGCTTCGCAGCCCACCCGCGGCTTGGACGTCGGCTCTATTGAATACATTCACGGTCGCTTGGTCGCCAGTCGCGACGAAGGCGCGGCTGTGTTGCTGGTTTCTTCTGAGCTGGACGAGATCATGCAGCTCTCTGATCGCATTGCGGTTATGTATCGGGGCAAGATCGTAGACGTCCTGCCGGCCAAGGGCGCCAGCAAAGAACAGATTGGCTTGCTGATGGCAGGCCTACCTGGGCAAAAAACGCTCAAGAACGCCACTAAACCCGCCAAACGTGGTAAATCTCGCAAGGACGCGTGA
- a CDS encoding ABC transporter permease, whose product MAKKDTQPQSSSKKKTAFGIFLEELTRGSLLVPILAIVTGLLLGGLIVGLTTEQVYTTWSESPLEAIGIGVNAALRSYGALFNGSIGNPERIIDALSSGEEAAIRRAFNPFLESLTKSVPYIFAGLAVALGFRAGLFNIGAEGQLFIGAITSVYVGFALTGLPAIIHLPLALGAGALGGALWGFIPGWLKAKTGGHEVINTIMMNYIAFRLSEYLLRGPLQRPGSTNPISPFVEASAQLPRFFDSPIRFHLGFFIALAAAYGVYWLLFKTRIGFELRTVGANPKAARYAGMNIVWVTVLAMSLSGALAGMAGANEVLGVNYNLAPAFSSGYGFDSIALALIGKSHPLGVVLAALLFGTLRNGALQMQIAANVPVDIISVMQALILAFIAAPAIIRTIYRLRTPEDDDDQLHVRGWGG is encoded by the coding sequence ATGGCAAAAAAAGACACTCAACCCCAGTCGTCCTCCAAGAAGAAAACCGCTTTCGGCATCTTTCTTGAGGAGCTCACCCGCGGTTCGCTCCTCGTGCCGATCCTGGCCATCGTAACGGGTTTACTCCTGGGAGGCCTGATTGTGGGGCTGACCACGGAGCAGGTCTACACCACCTGGTCCGAGTCACCGTTGGAGGCCATCGGCATCGGCGTTAACGCCGCCTTGCGCTCGTATGGCGCGCTGTTCAACGGCTCAATTGGCAATCCCGAACGCATCATCGATGCCTTGTCCAGTGGGGAAGAAGCCGCCATTCGGCGGGCCTTCAATCCTTTCCTTGAAAGCCTGACCAAGTCTGTGCCCTATATCTTCGCTGGCTTGGCGGTGGCGTTGGGTTTCCGGGCAGGTTTGTTTAATATCGGCGCGGAGGGTCAGCTGTTCATTGGCGCGATCACGTCGGTATATGTCGGCTTCGCCCTCACCGGTTTGCCGGCCATCATTCACCTGCCCTTGGCGTTGGGCGCCGGCGCTCTGGGCGGCGCGCTTTGGGGCTTCATCCCGGGTTGGCTGAAAGCCAAGACCGGCGGGCATGAGGTCATCAACACCATCATGATGAACTACATTGCCTTCCGCCTCAGTGAATACCTGCTGCGCGGTCCGCTGCAGCGCCCGGGCAGCACCAACCCGATCAGTCCTTTTGTCGAAGCCAGTGCACAACTGCCGCGCTTCTTCGATAGTCCCATCCGCTTCCATCTTGGCTTCTTCATCGCTTTGGCCGCCGCCTATGGTGTGTATTGGCTGCTCTTTAAAACCCGGATTGGTTTTGAGCTGCGCACAGTGGGGGCCAACCCCAAGGCGGCCCGCTATGCGGGCATGAATATCGTCTGGGTCACTGTGCTGGCCATGAGCTTGTCTGGGGCTTTGGCCGGGATGGCCGGTGCCAATGAAGTGCTGGGCGTAAACTACAATCTGGCGCCTGCCTTTTCCTCTGGTTATGGCTTCGATAGCATTGCTTTGGCCCTGATCGGGAAGAGTCACCCGCTGGGTGTGGTGCTGGCTGCGCTGCTGTTCGGCACCCTGCGCAACGGCGCCCTGCAAATGCAAATTGCAGCCAATGTTCCAGTGGACATCATCTCGGTTATGCAGGCGCTGATCCTGGCCTTCATCGCCGCCCCGGCCATCATCCGTACCATCTACCGCCTGCGCACTCCGGAAGATGATGACGACCAGCTGCATGTGCGTGGCTGGGGAGGTTAA
- a CDS encoding ABC transporter permease produces the protein MSSQSTTIPTTVAFGTARRRTTMGIVFLALAGVIWYFFSRTTQAGMITTFTLNPGGSQANFPDLVFGTLPILNVLASVCALMGAFQLVRGFGKRTNVVLGLVAALFIFAFLSWVASGASLNLAGLLRATLIRAIPITLGALSGILCERAGVVNIAIEGMMLTSAMLAAIFGSMYGLWVGLLSGVIAGGLLALVHAILSIKYKTDQIVSGTVINIFSIGITSFISAKYLASSRHLNNPGIFSEIQVPGLVDIPFIGPIVFSHNIFFFGMVILLALLHFGLFFTRWGLRLRSVGEHPKAADTLGINVFRTRYMAVILGGMMAGFGGAYFTLGSVGRFDEVMTAGRGFIGLAAMIFGNWNPFGAFGAGLLFGFADMLAARLAILGVRVPSEFLLMAPYVATMIILAGVVGRGQMPAADGQPYEKEGH, from the coding sequence ATGAGTTCCCAGTCGACCACGATTCCAACTACCGTCGCCTTTGGCACAGCCCGGCGCCGCACCACAATGGGCATTGTTTTCCTGGCCCTGGCTGGAGTGATTTGGTACTTCTTCAGCCGCACTACTCAGGCAGGGATGATCACCACCTTCACCCTCAATCCAGGCGGCAGCCAGGCCAACTTCCCGGACCTGGTTTTTGGTACGTTGCCGATCCTCAATGTTCTCGCTTCAGTCTGCGCACTGATGGGTGCCTTTCAATTGGTGCGTGGCTTTGGCAAGCGCACCAATGTAGTGTTGGGCTTGGTGGCCGCGTTGTTCATCTTTGCCTTCCTCTCTTGGGTGGCCTCCGGCGCTTCGCTCAACCTGGCCGGCTTGCTGCGGGCCACGCTGATCCGGGCGATACCCATCACTCTGGGAGCATTGTCCGGCATCTTGTGCGAACGGGCGGGCGTAGTCAACATCGCCATTGAGGGCATGATGCTGACCAGCGCCATGCTGGCCGCCATCTTTGGCAGCATGTATGGTTTGTGGGTCGGTTTGTTGAGCGGTGTGATCGCCGGCGGCCTCTTGGCCTTGGTCCACGCCATTCTTTCCATTAAATATAAAACTGACCAGATCGTTTCCGGCACGGTGATCAACATTTTTTCGATAGGCATCACCTCATTCATTTCTGCCAAGTATCTGGCCAGCAGTCGCCACCTCAACAATCCTGGCATTTTTTCGGAGATCCAGGTCCCCGGCCTGGTGGACATCCCCTTCATCGGCCCGATCGTCTTCTCTCACAACATCTTCTTCTTTGGCATGGTCATCTTGCTGGCCTTGTTGCACTTCGGTCTGTTCTTCACCCGCTGGGGGTTGCGCCTGCGCTCGGTGGGCGAACACCCTAAGGCTGCCGACACCCTGGGTATTAATGTCTTTAGGACCCGGTACATGGCGGTGATCCTGGGCGGCATGATGGCCGGTTTTGGCGGCGCTTACTTCACCCTGGGGTCAGTGGGGCGCTTTGATGAGGTCATGACTGCTGGGCGTGGCTTCATTGGCCTGGCCGCCATGATCTTCGGCAACTGGAACCCCTTCGGGGCCTTTGGCGCCGGCCTGCTCTTCGGTTTTGCCGATATGCTGGCGGCGCGTCTTGCTATTCTGGGCGTACGCGTGCCCTCGGAATTTCTGCTGATGGCGCCGTACGTTGCCACCATGATCATCCTGGCTGGCGTGGTTGGCCGCGGTCAAATGCCCGCCGCCGACGGCCAGCCTTATGAGAAGGAAGGCCACTAA
- a CDS encoding DUF4260 domain-containing protein, which translates to MKNILRLEEIALFALGLAAYAHTGLSWGWFLPLLFLPDASGIGYLLNPRIGALLYNFAHHRGVAVLFYLAGQWLAAPLLTIAGVVLFIHIAMDRFFGYGLKYPDSFHNTHLGPIGKARRA; encoded by the coding sequence ATGAAAAATATACTGCGCCTGGAAGAAATAGCCCTGTTCGCTCTGGGCTTGGCCGCTTATGCTCACACCGGGCTCAGCTGGGGCTGGTTCCTACCCCTGCTCTTCCTCCCGGATGCGAGCGGGATCGGCTATCTGCTGAATCCTCGCATTGGCGCGCTGCTCTACAATTTTGCCCATCACCGTGGCGTGGCCGTCTTGTTCTACCTGGCGGGGCAGTGGCTGGCAGCGCCGCTGCTCACGATTGCCGGCGTGGTCTTGTTCATTCACATCGCCATGGATCGCTTCTTTGGGTACGGCCTGAAATACCCGGATTCCTTCCACAATACGCACCTCGGCCCCATCGGCAAGGCGCGCCGCGCTTAG